A genomic region of Azoarcus sp. KH32C contains the following coding sequences:
- a CDS encoding Y-family DNA polymerase, with translation MTVFALVDANNFYASCEKLFDPRLAGKPVVVLSNNDGCVVARSAEAKALGVPMGAPWHQLRELARREGIVACSSNYALYADMSNRVVEVLGQFCPALEVYSIDESFLDLKGFAVQDPERLAGYGRQIRRRIRDWLGLHVCVGIAPTKTLAKLANHCAKKGVAGADGVCDFGTMTDGELTSLFQRIPVDEVWGVGRKIALRLEDMGIKTVRELRDADPSTIRGRISVVLERTVRELRGVSCLPLDELAPAKQQIMSSRSFGQYVYELSELSEAVASYMGKAAEKLRAQNSVAGAVQVHIRTNPFKPNEPQYQRTVTVPLPSPTSDTRELTGRALRLLDDMYKPGFAYQKAGVMLCELQSKSVVQGRLFSNPAAAEQSEAVMRAMDSINAKWGRGTLRSSAEGMVKGWQMRRGNLSPAYTTSWEDVPCVRAI, from the coding sequence ATGACGGTATTCGCGCTCGTTGATGCGAACAACTTTTACGCGAGTTGCGAAAAGCTGTTCGACCCGCGCCTCGCGGGCAAGCCGGTCGTGGTTCTGTCGAATAACGACGGCTGCGTGGTCGCGCGCTCGGCCGAAGCCAAGGCCTTGGGCGTGCCCATGGGGGCCCCGTGGCACCAACTGCGCGAGCTGGCTCGCCGCGAGGGTATCGTCGCCTGCTCGTCCAACTACGCGCTGTACGCGGACATGAGCAATCGCGTCGTCGAGGTGCTCGGGCAGTTCTGCCCGGCACTGGAGGTGTACTCCATCGACGAATCCTTCCTCGACCTGAAGGGGTTTGCGGTGCAGGACCCGGAACGGCTGGCAGGGTACGGTCGGCAGATACGACGAAGGATTCGGGACTGGTTGGGTTTGCACGTCTGTGTCGGCATCGCACCCACCAAGACGCTTGCCAAACTGGCCAACCACTGCGCGAAGAAGGGCGTCGCGGGAGCCGACGGCGTGTGTGATTTCGGAACTATGACTGACGGGGAGCTAACGTCCCTGTTCCAACGGATTCCGGTCGACGAGGTATGGGGTGTGGGGCGCAAGATTGCCCTTCGGCTGGAAGACATGGGTATCAAGACCGTCCGCGAGCTACGCGACGCTGACCCCAGCACCATTCGGGGCCGGATTTCCGTCGTGCTTGAGAGAACGGTGCGGGAGCTGCGCGGAGTCTCTTGTCTTCCTCTGGATGAGTTGGCCCCGGCCAAGCAGCAAATCATGAGTAGTCGCTCCTTTGGCCAGTATGTGTATGAGCTATCCGAACTCAGCGAGGCGGTAGCAAGCTACATGGGCAAGGCGGCCGAGAAACTACGCGCGCAGAACTCGGTTGCTGGGGCGGTACAGGTCCATATTCGGACGAACCCGTTCAAGCCCAACGAGCCGCAGTACCAGCGAACGGTGACCGTTCCGTTGCCGAGCCCGACGTCCGACACGCGCGAATTGACCGGGCGCGCGCTTCGCCTGCTCGACGACATGTACAAGCCAGGCTTCGCCTATCAGAAGGCTGGGGTGATGCTCTGCGAGCTCCAATCCAAGAGCGTTGTGCAGGGACGCCTGTTCTCAAACCCCGCGGCGGCCGAACAGTCAGAGGCAGTGATGCGTGCGATGGACTCCATCAACGCGAAGTGGGGAAGGGGAACACTCCGTTCGTCTGCTGAGGGTATGGTCAAGGGCTGGCAGATGCGTCGGGGCAACCTGTCGCCGGCGTACACGACCTCCTGGGAGGACGTGCCGTGCGTGCGGGCCATTTAG
- a CDS encoding HNH endonuclease signature motif containing protein: MSKKETFGKFCEQLDCPLTNLRWSWSAISPRRTRAVFTVWADLLVDGRYMFWPNGTERPWMKKNGGRELWRNITTARKENMEALGVLCYPKKSGVDNRARSRFEREVVLVLEFVDEPDGLVAYVRGEAATAAARLGPVAQDIQPVPYAVDDVGAPGGNPAPDRVIGRTNGFRRDGTVRDYVIRRAQGKCEYCGVTAFRKASGEPYLEAHHIIGLAQTGPDMPHNVIALCANHHREAHYGDNADELERHFLEKVAQRESGRGKRGVA, translated from the coding sequence GTGAGCAAGAAGGAAACATTCGGAAAATTCTGCGAGCAGCTGGATTGCCCGCTGACCAATCTACGATGGTCTTGGTCCGCCATCTCACCACGGCGGACGAGAGCAGTGTTTACCGTCTGGGCGGACCTACTCGTCGATGGGCGCTACATGTTCTGGCCCAACGGCACCGAGAGGCCGTGGATGAAAAAGAACGGTGGACGGGAACTATGGCGGAACATCACGACGGCTCGAAAAGAAAACATGGAAGCCCTTGGCGTTCTCTGCTATCCGAAGAAATCCGGGGTCGACAATCGTGCGCGCAGTCGCTTTGAGAGAGAGGTTGTACTGGTTCTAGAGTTTGTCGATGAACCAGACGGACTTGTCGCATACGTCCGTGGCGAGGCGGCGACAGCCGCCGCTAGGCTTGGACCGGTAGCCCAAGACATTCAACCTGTCCCCTACGCGGTGGACGACGTTGGCGCTCCTGGGGGGAATCCTGCACCTGACCGGGTTATTGGTCGAACAAACGGCTTCAGGAGAGATGGCACTGTCAGGGACTATGTGATTCGGCGCGCCCAGGGGAAATGCGAGTACTGTGGGGTTACGGCATTCAGGAAGGCATCCGGGGAGCCGTATCTCGAGGCTCATCACATCATCGGCTTGGCCCAAACCGGCCCTGATATGCCCCACAACGTCATTGCACTCTGCGCCAATCACCACCGTGAAGCCCATTACGGTGACAACGCGGACGAGTTGGAGCGGCATTTCCTTGAAAAGGTTGCCCAGCGCGAATCGGGGCGAGGGAAACGCGGAGTAGCCTAG
- a CDS encoding HNH endonuclease: MSTPHLDRLLFVQGGLCFFCKQPLPRAEASIEHLVASANGGTNGEDNCVACCRTLNSLLGSKSIKEKIQIVLNQHGDFRCPKNREQVPAPALSPLAPSAEETPEAPDGDSGSLLKAPAPPLPVEGARSVPTASPTVSKTQQDRIALVLADLRKRGNSRPRKEATLTSTIQALIKQRTNQPISDANLKKLLQEMRRRGLLTILDGNVTYNL, from the coding sequence ATGAGCACCCCACATCTCGACCGCCTTCTGTTCGTCCAAGGGGGCCTTTGCTTCTTCTGCAAACAGCCTCTACCTCGTGCAGAGGCCTCTATCGAGCATCTCGTCGCCAGCGCGAATGGCGGGACGAATGGCGAGGACAACTGCGTAGCGTGCTGCCGCACGCTGAACAGCCTTCTTGGCTCGAAATCGATAAAAGAGAAAATCCAGATTGTATTGAACCAACACGGCGATTTTCGATGCCCGAAGAATCGCGAGCAGGTCCCCGCTCCCGCCCTCTCCCCGCTCGCACCATCGGCCGAGGAAACGCCCGAGGCTCCGGACGGCGATAGCGGCAGTCTGCTCAAAGCGCCTGCTCCCCCCTTGCCAGTGGAGGGCGCCCGTTCCGTGCCGACCGCGTCCCCTACGGTCAGCAAGACGCAGCAGGACCGGATAGCACTTGTGCTCGCAGACCTGCGCAAACGCGGAAACTCGCGGCCCCGCAAGGAAGCGACCTTGACCAGCACCATTCAGGCACTCATCAAACAACGCACGAACCAGCCCATCTCGGATGCGAATCTCAAGAAGCTCCTTCAGGAGATGCGGCGCCGCGGGCTGCTCACCATCCTGGACGGAAACGTCACGTACAACCTCTAG
- a CDS encoding HAD domain-containing protein has protein sequence MIRQREPEVPALFLDFDGVLHPDEVYRVGGKIVLRQDGVSLFEWAPVLEDLLAPYPALQIVLSTSWVRVLGFDVACSWLNEGLRSRVVGATWHRHGPRGWEYLSRFEQIHRNVERHHHARWLAIDDSGDSWADEHRERLVLTDSMLGLGSVTAQDELREKLEWLHT, from the coding sequence ATGATTCGTCAACGGGAGCCGGAGGTTCCGGCGCTCTTCCTCGACTTCGACGGGGTACTGCACCCGGATGAGGTGTATCGCGTCGGCGGCAAGATTGTCTTGCGGCAGGATGGGGTGAGTCTGTTCGAGTGGGCTCCGGTGCTCGAAGACCTGCTGGCTCCTTACCCCGCGCTTCAAATCGTGCTGTCCACGAGTTGGGTGCGCGTGCTCGGCTTTGATGTTGCTTGCAGCTGGCTGAATGAGGGGCTGCGTAGCCGCGTTGTCGGCGCGACATGGCATCGTCACGGACCCCGCGGGTGGGAATACCTGAGTCGCTTCGAGCAAATCCATCGTAATGTCGAGAGGCACCATCACGCGCGGTGGCTCGCGATTGACGACAGCGGCGACAGCTGGGCCGATGAGCACCGCGAGCGGCTGGTACTGACCGATTCGATGCTTGGCCTCGGGTCTGTTACGGCACAAGACGAACTGCGTGAAAAGCTTGAGTGGCTGCACACATGA
- a CDS encoding metallophosphoesterase — translation MTTKADLSATRGAWDVRLHILSDLHLETGSRQLDGYALPDCDVVIAAGDIHADVNQAVAWLAALGKPVVYVLGNHELWGSADPSSVPPLPDFADTIARARAIARGTDVHVLENDAVVIDGIRFLGTTLWADFGGGRLYAAARSMRGGWRLRNYACIGAEQFYRDPANAKTVAAIRAEDPESVEREALHPRIAHLLHQQALDFLSESLHEPFDGPTVVVSHMAPHYDSLTRSGLDSRFLTLAAWVEPEREAPLHRVAEYASDLSRTLRWSASRIDLWVHGHVHAALDYAVEGVRVVCNPAGYHHAPVVGFTPSKVVALKEGLAACLRRDVEPVIEDLREIQDEAREVARALSEASSVTQRCVQRVFHERCERFTNLASGTFARMSRQMGDSWSGGGWNFPQLLTGETVPLPFPRLPLVGPGSFDTAARPSVKGEGGEVLAQMARAIEVLSEYPEAVGRLQLKVQVRVAAIVEALEEAGGRVTITGPVARPRWRCAPHGSHAIIFVQGISTTQRDEWVQRADRIANPEGVPRQVLVEMYFRAPPEL, via the coding sequence ATGACGACAAAAGCGGATTTGTCGGCAACAAGGGGCGCCTGGGACGTGCGTCTGCACATCCTTTCGGACCTACACCTCGAGACCGGGTCAAGGCAGCTCGACGGATATGCGCTGCCCGATTGCGATGTGGTCATCGCGGCGGGGGACATACACGCCGACGTGAATCAGGCCGTGGCATGGCTGGCCGCGCTTGGTAAGCCTGTCGTGTATGTCCTCGGCAACCATGAGCTATGGGGCAGCGCTGACCCGAGCAGTGTGCCCCCGCTCCCGGATTTTGCTGACACGATTGCGCGCGCGAGAGCGATTGCTCGCGGGACGGACGTCCATGTCCTGGAAAACGACGCCGTCGTGATTGACGGTATCCGCTTTCTTGGGACGACGTTGTGGGCCGATTTCGGTGGCGGGCGACTCTATGCCGCAGCCCGTTCGATGCGCGGCGGCTGGCGCCTGCGCAACTACGCCTGCATCGGCGCAGAACAGTTCTACCGCGACCCGGCCAATGCGAAAACCGTCGCGGCAATACGTGCCGAGGACCCGGAGTCGGTCGAGCGCGAGGCGTTGCACCCCCGCATCGCTCATCTGCTGCACCAGCAGGCCCTCGATTTTCTGTCCGAGTCCCTGCATGAGCCATTCGACGGACCGACTGTCGTCGTTAGCCACATGGCCCCGCACTACGACAGCCTGACACGTTCGGGGCTCGATTCGCGGTTCCTGACGCTTGCGGCATGGGTCGAGCCCGAACGAGAGGCGCCGTTGCACCGCGTGGCGGAGTACGCATCCGACTTGTCCCGGACGCTGCGGTGGAGCGCCTCGCGCATTGACCTTTGGGTGCATGGCCACGTCCATGCGGCGCTCGACTACGCAGTCGAAGGCGTGCGTGTAGTGTGCAATCCTGCCGGGTACCATCACGCGCCGGTCGTCGGGTTTACGCCGAGCAAGGTTGTAGCGCTCAAGGAGGGCCTCGCGGCGTGTTTACGTCGCGACGTGGAGCCGGTCATCGAGGACCTGAGGGAAATCCAGGACGAGGCGCGCGAGGTGGCGCGGGCGCTCTCCGAGGCTTCGTCGGTCACCCAACGTTGCGTGCAAAGGGTCTTTCATGAGCGATGTGAGCGCTTCACCAACTTGGCGTCAGGTACCTTTGCACGGATGTCGCGCCAAATGGGCGATTCGTGGTCAGGGGGCGGCTGGAATTTTCCTCAGCTTCTGACCGGAGAAACTGTTCCGCTGCCGTTTCCGCGCCTACCGCTGGTGGGGCCAGGTTCATTCGACACCGCTGCTCGACCTTCGGTGAAGGGCGAAGGGGGAGAAGTGTTGGCGCAGATGGCCCGCGCTATCGAAGTACTGTCCGAATACCCGGAGGCTGTCGGCCGACTGCAGCTCAAGGTCCAGGTGCGGGTCGCAGCTATCGTGGAGGCCCTTGAGGAGGCTGGTGGCCGCGTCACAATTACGGGGCCCGTGGCTCGACCACGGTGGCGCTGCGCGCCGCACGGGAGCCACGCGATAATATTCGTACAAGGTATATCCACAACCCAGAGGGATGAGTGGGTGCAGCGCGCGGACAGGATTGCGAACCCGGAAGGCGTGCCCCGCCAGGTTCTTGTTGAGATGTATTTCAGGGCGCCACCGGAGCTTTAA
- a CDS encoding Fic family protein has translation MASSRRNLPSEILEYLGQQLAAGQAESSPEAITTALDAPRSTVNYHLARMIAEGSIQKRYGGPATRYALPGQAAAAIPPPPTGQPVLPAGKAFQFSAGQQPLIEKLTAPIGTRKPVAYQRSFVEDYVPNQSALIPPAKALELFEKGRTPGQQPAGTYARKVLEQLLIDLAWHSSRLEGNRKSMLDTKALFERGRSPGDDEEALMLLNHKDAIEFVVDEVPHYGIRDVVVRNIQSLLMNGLLHNPDALGKARNTVVTITDSVYVPLQVPQLLDEILANIVDKVCHIKNPIEAAFFLWVNIAYLQPFEDGNKRTSRLCANLPLLLQNCAPLSFMAVEPADYALAVLAIYEQQDVSLAVELFEWTYSRSIDKYAAILEAMGGPDPFRVKYRELLGDAVQQVVASAAAVANLVPTLGIDPADLDKFAQLLREELQHLETYNCARYRLGLALTDKWIAAGRPGL, from the coding sequence ATGGCCTCCTCCCGCCGCAACCTCCCCTCCGAAATTCTCGAGTACCTGGGCCAACAGCTGGCCGCCGGCCAGGCAGAGAGCTCCCCAGAAGCCATTACAACGGCGCTCGACGCCCCGCGCTCGACGGTCAATTATCATCTGGCCCGGATGATTGCAGAGGGTAGCATCCAGAAACGATATGGCGGTCCAGCAACTCGGTATGCGCTCCCTGGGCAGGCAGCCGCAGCCATACCGCCCCCCCCAACCGGTCAGCCGGTCCTGCCGGCCGGCAAGGCATTCCAGTTCTCGGCCGGGCAGCAGCCACTCATTGAGAAGCTCACCGCTCCCATCGGCACTCGAAAGCCGGTGGCCTATCAGCGCTCGTTTGTGGAGGACTACGTCCCCAATCAATCGGCGCTCATCCCGCCGGCGAAGGCACTGGAGCTTTTCGAGAAGGGACGCACGCCAGGACAGCAGCCCGCAGGCACCTATGCCCGAAAGGTACTCGAGCAGCTCCTGATTGACTTAGCTTGGCACTCCTCCCGTTTGGAAGGGAACCGGAAAAGCATGCTCGATACGAAGGCGCTGTTCGAGCGGGGACGGTCTCCCGGAGATGACGAAGAGGCGCTGATGCTCCTGAATCACAAAGATGCCATCGAGTTCGTGGTCGATGAGGTACCCCATTACGGCATCCGGGACGTCGTTGTGCGAAACATCCAGAGCTTGTTGATGAACGGGCTCCTGCACAATCCGGATGCCCTGGGCAAAGCACGGAACACCGTGGTCACCATTACGGACTCCGTCTATGTGCCCTTGCAGGTGCCGCAACTCCTGGACGAGATTCTGGCCAACATCGTCGATAAGGTCTGCCATATCAAAAACCCTATCGAAGCGGCATTCTTTCTCTGGGTGAATATTGCCTACTTGCAGCCCTTTGAAGACGGTAACAAGCGCACCAGTCGCCTGTGCGCGAACCTGCCTTTGTTGCTACAGAACTGTGCCCCGCTCTCCTTCATGGCCGTCGAGCCGGCCGACTACGCGCTTGCGGTGCTGGCCATATATGAGCAGCAGGATGTCTCTCTTGCGGTCGAACTCTTCGAATGGACCTATAGTCGGTCCATCGACAAGTACGCGGCCATCCTCGAAGCGATGGGCGGCCCCGACCCCTTCCGTGTCAAATACAGGGAGTTGCTGGGGGACGCTGTGCAGCAGGTCGTGGCCAGCGCTGCGGCGGTCGCCAACCTTGTGCCCACCTTGGGCATCGACCCCGCGGACCTAGACAAGTTTGCCCAACTGCTGCGCGAAGAGCTCCAGCACCTGGAGACCTACAACTGCGCACGGTATCGGCTGGGTCTCGCGCTCACAGACAAGTGGATTGCCGCTGGCCGACCTGGGCTGTGA
- a CDS encoding AlpA family transcriptional regulator, with product MKTITKQDVVTELGISDRTLENWMRQKKFPTPVKFGKCGLRTAE from the coding sequence ATGAAGACAATTACGAAGCAGGACGTGGTGACTGAACTCGGGATTTCCGACCGCACGCTGGAGAACTGGATGCGACAGAAGAAATTTCCCACGCCGGTGAAATTCGGGAAGTGCGGACTGCGAACCGCCGAGTAG
- a CDS encoding tyrosine-type recombinase/integrase, whose translation MSTARHPDSQPHPFSMATAAGMVTVGDALAQLANKLPPNLTVQAARVTQEHLASLRRTSLASIPLAALTVAELATWLQQRFGHVRPAVAGLEYSLLLHTLGLSASRRGIATRRATGSPLPTRTTERPHGILDERTFDKLLDAAERSTRAPWLRAVLLLVRDVGMRVREVQMLEWHQLDLEARHADIVGYYHGSMWRLPLSERTVRALAALPQQDSVRVFAPFATTTALYVAFRNACEAAGVEALTLNDLRRLSVEDLARS comes from the coding sequence ATGAGCACTGCCCGACACCCCGACTCTCAGCCTCACCCGTTTTCCATGGCCACCGCAGCCGGCATGGTCACCGTCGGCGACGCCCTTGCACAACTCGCCAACAAGTTGCCTCCGAACCTTACCGTGCAAGCTGCTCGAGTCACGCAAGAACACCTGGCATCCCTTCGGCGCACTTCACTTGCATCGATTCCGCTTGCGGCTCTCACCGTTGCCGAACTCGCAACCTGGCTCCAACAACGCTTCGGCCACGTTCGACCCGCGGTGGCCGGACTCGAGTATTCACTGCTCCTCCACACCCTCGGCCTCTCTGCTTCCCGGCGCGGTATCGCCACGCGCCGTGCGACAGGCTCTCCCCTCCCGACGCGGACTACTGAGCGCCCCCATGGCATCCTGGATGAGCGCACATTCGACAAACTACTCGACGCCGCCGAGCGCTCAACACGCGCACCGTGGCTCCGCGCCGTGCTTCTACTTGTGCGTGACGTGGGAATGCGCGTCCGTGAGGTCCAGATGCTTGAGTGGCATCAACTAGACCTCGAGGCTAGACATGCTGATATTGTCGGCTACTACCACGGCTCAATGTGGAGGTTGCCGTTGTCCGAGCGAACGGTACGCGCACTCGCAGCTCTTCCACAGCAGGACAGCGTGCGCGTCTTCGCCCCGTTTGCGACGACGACCGCTTTGTACGTGGCGTTCCGGAATGCCTGCGAGGCCGCTGGCGTGGAAGCCCTCACTCTCAATGACCTTCGAAGATTGTCTGTCGAGGATTTGGCTCGCTCATAG
- a CDS encoding OST-HTH/LOTUS domain-containing protein, with the protein MSKLQAIRERRIAEVSTKTLGQLAGALEQGYLSPTLGQPDRVSDDEPQGTSNEIWLRHTHCIELSPEKHAEVVADIKALVALRNELVHHFLEVQDILSIEGCVKADRHLDDCYERIDRSYREMHGWATTGMEAKQRAAAFMQTPEFIDMLLHGILPGGGVHWEASTIVRLLREAETKLANDGWTLLKDAVALIGREHPDHGPRRYGCNGWRHLLHESRQFLLRKERFGNGMPTLVWYRTKA; encoded by the coding sequence TTGAGCAAGCTGCAAGCGATTCGTGAACGCCGGATTGCGGAGGTATCAACGAAGACCTTAGGACAGCTTGCAGGCGCTCTGGAGCAGGGCTACCTATCTCCCACCCTTGGCCAACCCGACCGTGTCAGCGACGACGAGCCACAGGGCACATCCAATGAGATTTGGCTGCGCCACACGCACTGCATTGAGCTTTCACCCGAAAAGCATGCTGAAGTGGTCGCCGACATCAAGGCCCTGGTTGCTCTCCGCAATGAACTGGTGCATCACTTCCTTGAAGTGCAGGACATTTTGAGCATCGAGGGCTGCGTCAAAGCGGACCGGCACCTCGACGACTGCTACGAGCGCATCGACCGGAGCTACCGCGAGATGCACGGCTGGGCTACGACCGGGATGGAAGCGAAGCAGCGCGCGGCGGCCTTCATGCAGACGCCCGAGTTCATCGACATGCTGCTCCACGGCATTCTTCCCGGCGGTGGTGTGCATTGGGAGGCGAGTACTATTGTGCGGTTGCTGCGTGAGGCTGAGACCAAACTCGCGAATGACGGCTGGACGCTCCTCAAGGACGCCGTGGCGCTCATCGGCCGGGAGCACCCTGACCATGGACCACGACGATACGGGTGCAACGGTTGGCGGCACCTACTGCACGAGTCACGGCAATTTCTGCTGCGCAAAGAGCGATTCGGTAACGGTATGCCGACCCTGGTGTGGTATCGGACGAAGGCGTAG
- a CDS encoding VIT domain-containing protein has product MTEQIGIRTKSGENLALKGVEATARLAGLLATTTVVQQYENTTNRNLEIAYTFPLPVDAVLLSFAVSIGDRRYCGEVVPRSKAEAQYEEAVESGNAAFRLQSAGKGLYTATLGNVLAGEAVRIELKYSEPLAWNGQNLRYRMPTTLAPRYGEPGHLEPWQRPDVSVTAEYGLAVQVELFGELATASVASPSHAIRVSAEPGVLKVVLAGTGASMDRDFVLEMLASNLTSIAVTASALDTHVAMLTLLPPAVPSDAPRDTVLLLDCSGSMAGDSIRHAKEGVQLALGHLTSADRFGIIGFGSNVIALAPKLQAASDHALDQARRFVAELGDLGGTELTRALEIALTYAAGRPLDILLLTDGEAWNVTGAIATAQRLGARIFTVGIGAAVAEDTVRTLADATGGACELVSPNEDMSARIERHFMRMRQPRIEDVEITWPVKPQWVTRPARAIFAGDSYSVFAGFPSRVAGDFTATVKYSEAGMNREIPVRLNSAKALDTSIVRVAAASHLPVLAETSRQDWAVRYQLITDDTDYIVTLARSAEERAAELPAMHIVPHQLAAGWGGTGTVRFSRQGPVIAESAAPYAMSSSVPFNFDIPAVIRRASPKRSLDSFTEPRQDTLFDEFLTRLARRAHRRFLGGLPLSRGDLMKTHVPPELLSVFDEALAQGFSELQVACALHAALLLHACARALGARFELTVDKLLMTERPDGDLQERFRSVLDVLWDMARANVPCESAYDIPAFLRRQAD; this is encoded by the coding sequence ATGACTGAGCAAATCGGCATCCGTACAAAATCCGGCGAAAACCTCGCGCTCAAGGGCGTCGAGGCAACGGCACGCCTTGCCGGACTCCTCGCCACCACGACCGTCGTGCAACAGTACGAGAACACGACGAACCGTAACCTCGAGATTGCCTATACCTTTCCCCTGCCGGTCGATGCGGTGCTTTTGAGCTTCGCGGTGAGCATCGGTGACCGCCGCTACTGCGGGGAGGTCGTGCCACGAAGCAAGGCCGAAGCGCAGTATGAGGAAGCCGTCGAGTCCGGTAACGCTGCATTCCGCCTGCAGTCCGCCGGCAAAGGACTCTATACGGCCACCCTTGGCAATGTGCTCGCGGGTGAAGCGGTGCGCATTGAGCTCAAGTATTCCGAGCCTCTCGCCTGGAACGGCCAAAATCTCCGCTATCGGATGCCGACCACACTCGCCCCGCGCTACGGCGAGCCCGGACACCTCGAGCCGTGGCAGCGTCCGGACGTCAGTGTCACTGCCGAATATGGGCTCGCGGTGCAGGTCGAGCTCTTCGGCGAGCTCGCTACTGCCTCCGTCGCCTCACCGAGTCATGCGATTCGCGTCAGTGCCGAACCCGGCGTCCTTAAGGTCGTCCTGGCGGGCACAGGCGCCTCGATGGACCGGGACTTCGTCCTGGAGATGCTGGCTTCGAACCTGACGTCTATCGCTGTCACCGCCTCGGCCCTCGACACCCATGTCGCGATGCTGACGCTCTTACCCCCCGCCGTCCCGTCTGACGCCCCCCGCGACACGGTGCTTCTTCTCGACTGCTCGGGGTCCATGGCCGGAGACAGCATTCGTCACGCCAAAGAGGGGGTGCAGCTCGCCCTCGGGCATCTCACCTCGGCCGACCGTTTCGGAATCATCGGCTTCGGCTCGAATGTCATTGCGCTCGCCCCTAAGCTACAGGCAGCCAGCGACCACGCGTTAGACCAAGCACGCCGCTTCGTGGCCGAGCTGGGGGACCTGGGCGGCACTGAACTCACTCGTGCGCTTGAAATCGCCCTCACCTACGCCGCCGGGCGGCCGCTCGACATACTGCTCCTCACCGACGGCGAAGCTTGGAATGTTACCGGCGCAATCGCCACGGCGCAGCGCCTCGGCGCGCGGATTTTCACCGTCGGCATCGGTGCGGCCGTCGCCGAGGACACCGTACGCACGCTCGCGGACGCGACAGGCGGCGCATGCGAACTCGTCTCCCCCAATGAAGATATGAGCGCGCGCATCGAGCGACACTTCATGCGCATGCGTCAGCCGCGCATCGAGGATGTTGAAATCACATGGCCAGTCAAACCGCAATGGGTCACTCGTCCGGCGCGCGCAATCTTCGCGGGTGACAGTTACTCGGTGTTCGCGGGCTTCCCTAGCCGTGTTGCAGGCGATTTCACCGCAACAGTGAAGTACTCGGAAGCCGGGATGAATCGCGAAATTCCCGTTCGCCTCAATTCCGCGAAGGCACTCGACACCTCCATCGTGCGCGTCGCCGCCGCTTCACACCTGCCCGTTCTCGCTGAGACATCCCGTCAGGACTGGGCTGTGCGTTACCAACTGATAACCGACGATACCGACTACATCGTCACTCTCGCCCGTTCCGCCGAAGAACGCGCCGCCGAACTCCCTGCAATGCACATCGTGCCCCACCAGCTTGCCGCGGGTTGGGGCGGCACGGGGACCGTACGGTTTTCTCGCCAGGGACCGGTCATTGCGGAGAGCGCGGCACCCTACGCCATGAGTTCCAGTGTGCCCTTCAATTTCGATATCCCCGCCGTCATCCGCAGGGCTTCACCTAAGCGCAGCCTCGATAGCTTTACCGAGCCGCGACAGGACACGCTCTTCGACGAATTCCTGACTCGCCTGGCGCGACGTGCACATCGGCGATTCCTGGGCGGTCTGCCACTCAGCCGTGGCGACCTGATGAAAACCCATGTTCCCCCGGAGCTGCTGTCCGTCTTCGACGAGGCACTGGCCCAGGGTTTCTCTGAGCTTCAAGTCGCTTGCGCCCTCCATGCAGCCCTCTTGCTGCACGCTTGCGCGCGAGCCCTCGGTGCGCGTTTCGAACTGACCGTGGACAAACTGCTTATGACCGAGCGACCCGACGGCGACCTGCAAGAGCGCTTCCGGTCGGTACTCGATGTCCTGTGGGACATGGCAAGGGCGAACGTGCCATGCGAATCCGCCTATGACATCCCGGCCTTCCTGCGCAGGCAGGCGGACTAG
- a CDS encoding MerR family transcriptional regulator, protein MEPAKTYTFDELCTLVELPSRTVRYYIQLGLVDRPDGANRGARYATRHLEQLLTIRKWQSAGLSLERIRELLQEPQANAPPTRRRGPGTVEVWSHLVVAEGVELHVESGMSGLSPEELREFFRGVTAQYELIRGRKNQDGIEGNSND, encoded by the coding sequence ATGGAACCCGCAAAGACGTACACCTTCGACGAGCTCTGCACCCTCGTCGAGTTGCCCTCACGGACTGTGCGCTACTACATCCAGCTCGGCCTCGTTGACCGGCCTGATGGCGCCAACCGCGGCGCCCGGTACGCGACGCGTCATCTCGAGCAACTCCTCACCATTCGGAAGTGGCAGAGCGCGGGGCTCTCACTCGAGCGCATACGTGAACTTTTGCAGGAGCCCCAAGCGAATGCCCCCCCTACGCGCAGACGAGGTCCGGGGACGGTCGAGGTGTGGAGCCATCTCGTCGTTGCGGAGGGAGTCGAACTACACGTCGAGTCGGGGATGTCAGGGCTGTCGCCCGAGGAACTCCGGGAATTCTTTCGCGGCGTGACGGCGCAGTACGAGCTTATCCGCGGTCGCAAAAATCAGGACGGTATAGAGGGGAACAGCAATGACTGA